The following DNA comes from Castanea sativa cultivar Marrone di Chiusa Pesio chromosome 10, ASM4071231v1.
CTTTCTCTGCAATTTTAAATCTCCCTCAACACTAACAATTTCATCCAACTTAACTAACTTTGTCATCAACATTTCAGTCAAACTTTCCACATCCATTTTTGTGACTTTCCCACCTCTAGAGACTTTGGCTTCCAAAGCAGTGACCTACCAAATTGcagtaaaaaaaatgtcaaaaaaaatttacccattTCCTTTATGAATCCTTTCTATGTTGTTCTGATGTAAAATTTACCTGTCCTGCAATTTTGTCCACTTCCAAACTGATTTCTGCCAAGGATTTTGAGGCCTTTTCAACCTTTGAATTTTTTAGCATCTCAACGCACCTTCTTTCTCTACTTACAATGTCCTCAACAAGCTCGATTTTGGATCCATTTTTTACTCTTGCTGCATCAAGATATGCTTTGGATACTCTCTCCTTGTTCTTGTATATCAGCTTCTGATCAAGAGGGTGCAAGCCAGTAAGTTCTGCCAACATTTTCTTCAAATCCCCTGCAACCCAAAAGATCATTCGCCATTAGCAAATCCAGTTCCTCTATGATACtttaaaactcaacaaaaattaaagattcAAATTCTTATTCAAAATCAAGAATTCTAATTACCAAAGCTTGCTTGGGAACTTATTTGAATTTCATGGCACAAAGAGCCATACTTCACTCTAACTTTAATTGTGGGAATTGAAACAGTGCCTTGATTCATATCACGCTTCTGCACCAACATTCCTCCTGGCCTAATTTCCCACTCCTCAACATTCTGATTGCCTCCACCACCGACAGAGTTGGAAAACATGCTGTTAATATTCTTTGACTTCATTGGCTTCATCTATATATATTCTTGGTTCTGATTCCAAATGGCTCAAGAAAATGAGAATCTGGTTGAACAGTAAATACCACAAAAAGTTTGAGTCTTTGAGGTCTGTCAAATTCCTCCCTTGGAGTAGAGGCAATCCACAAAGTGAAGAAAGAATCTTTAGGCCTCTCAAAGTTCTCTTTTGTGTGATATGCAATGGAACCCAGTTGTGAACCACTGAGATAGAACTAGAAGAACATGGTTTGGAAAATCCTTAGACTAAAAATACTAGGCTAAAGAACTATCACAAGAAAATATAAACTTTTGTTTATGTCATTGTAACATCACAGTTTTTAAGTAActgttttcaaaactaaaagagagagagaaagaattgagATCTCAATGAAGcataaagaagagaaaggaaaatgaaaaaggaaaggaaagaaaatgaatgGCCAACGAGGAAAGCTAGTGAAATACAAGAATATGTGTGTAATGTGTATACAAAGAAAGAAGTATAATATGGAAAATATATAGTTAAGGGAAGAGGAGAGATACTAGAATAAATATTTGGCTTCTTACaaggaaataaaacaaaaccacATAGGAAGAGATGGAAATAATTTTACATGAAATGTTAAATTCTTTGTAAATATTTTAGTTCAGTTGGTGAAAAAGAAGACGGCAGCAAGAAAAATCAATTTCCATCCTGCCTAAACAAAGGTGATACATGagtaataatactaataatagtCATTCATAAAGCTTTATccttctatcaaaaaaatatgagtttatataatAACTACTGtcataaaaatttcaaacacgacaaactttttcaatttcattatgTAATTTGCTACATATTTGCACTCTGATATTAATAACTCTATCCccaacataatattttttagacaaAACTTACATATGTTTCTTATGTTcttctattaaaatattatcacGTGACTGCTTAActtaaaaatacactttcatttatgaaaaaaaagtcACATATCAGAATATTAAAAGATGAACTTAAAGAAAAGCTTCTAAGTGCTGTAACTATAGAATTTTGATCTATGACTTTCGCTTCACAATTATAATTGTTTAGTTCTTATTAAGACACCAATAaggtttcttttatatatatatatatatgcatttgaTGTCAATCCAGAAAGGAATGGACCAAAACACACCggaaagaacaaaataaaataaaaaatagaagaagaagaagaagaagagagagagagaagaaaatctAGCGGGCTATCATTTTCTCCAACTGGAAAGTTTAACTTATGTTGAAAGAGGACAGCTCTGCCTGGAAAAATCTATGGCCAGTTGGCACCTGCCTGGTTGCCTAATGGTCGGGTCTAAGGGAGATTGCTgtcattttgtttatataaatttaaattaaaaaatttggaaagttattgttaaataattttttatttccttcaAAATAATACCCCTTTAGTCCTTTTATTCAATTTACCATTTAGGTATAACTATTGGTTGTTTCTTATATAATACTCATGGTCATGGTCAAGACTAGGAACAAAGCAAGGCTTAAGCCTATCAAAGATCCTGGtttaccaaccaaaaaaaaaaactaaattaactaaATAATGAAGGAGATGAATGAATTATTATCATctctataaattaatataatatatatccCTACGTAATGTTGAACAGATATGaaatatcaatatcattttttaaaatcgaTTCCAATTAGGTAACAAATACACTGATTCCACAAGCAGTAGCAAGAATTATACCTTAGCCACAACCAGTAATATGTCTAGTTGAACTGTTAGTGTTGAAGTATTCtttaatttcttacaaaattaatgaatttttttggaaataataAATTGCTTGTCCATTGCATCTAGTAATAAAATCAgacttaatttttgttaatgagCTTTGAGTgacactttcaagtttcaaccccCTTGTggattccagttagctcaactagtaaagtctctgatggttgaataagagatctggaattcaatcctcgcctacactaaaaactaattggtgtcttggtttgatgataaagaactgtCATTAGaagcggacgtcataggttaaaactctctttcaaaaaaagaaaaaaaaaagtttcaaccCCCTCAGAAATTGGCAAATGAATGTGAGATTGTGTTTAAATCCCATCACATGGATGAGTAAAATTTAACACAGAAAGTATTAGACAAATCCCTCATTGTCTCTGAAAATAGATACCATTATACCAATTTGGCAGCATATAATCATAATGTAATATTCCACGCAATCATTTGTGGATAACATGACGTGCGAAGCCAATAAATTCTCAGGAAATGCTGGCCGTAATTAAAAATTAGCACATGATTtattaaaatcaaacacattAATGTGATTTCACACATATTGGTCTCTTAATTAATTTGACTGCAAGTCTTATTAAGgtcattcttcattttttgctAAACTATAGCCCCTTTGATATCATTTGGAATTTTGGAGATTGTGATGTCCTGacatgaagagaagaaaaattatacaCGCAAAATCTTACCTTGATTAACAATTTAACACAACGTTCTAccagacaaaaaaatatttacggATTTCAAACactcactatatatatattgataactTAAGTAGATACTGTTGGGatattacacaaaataataatgaaagaacaagattaacacaaaagacaaacaaaaaatagataacttgaAACCACTATATCGTTTTCCTTAAACAATATTTGCCCCCTATACTTTTGTTGCTAAAGGACTATTGCAAATTTGTCCCTAAGATACAACCAAGATGTTGGATTCTACATATAACAATTTTGGAGAATGATCACGGGATGTTGGATTATTTTCAATCAAGTGAAcataagcctctatttatacccataggATTATGTTTCACGAAAAGACACGTATggagagttagttattttttcaagtTAACATAAGCCTCCATTTATACCTATAGGGTTATGTCTCATGAAAAAGCACGTATggagagttagttatttttcataaaatggttAACAAAGATTGAAACCTCTTCAACCTTTCTGAATAGTCActagaaaattctgcagaaaattccagaaaattcagattttcaaattttcacttagaaaattccagAACTTGAATTTTTACTTTATAAAACCATATTcttcaaactcaaacatcattattacaGTCTATCCttatatatacctatatatacaacaagtACTATGCTATAATTGTGAAGGGAAAATTATATCAACTTTCTTGTGATTTAAGAACATGATTGTGATTTTTCCAAAATGAcaattgtggggggtaaaaagaccctgatgggaatgtgggcatttgggccatgttaaagaaggccgacctgctcttgggtttagaatttgttagtattacgggtcggcccatacgccgaggatccgaggatccagccgagggtgaatttctcctcggacggacaccggagaaccagggacttcatggtaaaggctagggaatgacacggtcaagaccaatggttaaaaggggtgaacccttgaatgtcctggaagcaccgatgtcagagaaataccaaagataaaggctgccacctccacattaaagaccctgcacctaccaccctggccgcattaatggggaagtgacacctgaacagtggaagggaaacttctggttactattcaaaggcactgagaaaagaaatatctaggctaagggggagttggggcaacacgtgtacaaagtatcaaaaagaagagtatttaaggagcaacctagaataGAAAAGGGGGGACTGACTTTTTTGTaatccaaaaggaaaagaaaaaagaggaagagataatataagaacaactctcggcttacgtccgaggaggttgatttacaatattccttgttgtttccaggtgtttgcaatctttggcttgtcatttaatcctcagacacttctaacctgggtttcaagcccacactctacaaattcatattgtttaaggctcattgggcctgagcccataactgttcttggggccaggtgtaATTGTacgcttacaattggcgccgtctgtgggaaatctagtctagaagaggtagggatattatggcaggcttaggctcttaccatgcagagtcacagggatcacaaccggaggaccatttcgaacgtcttgaacatcgaagggatcatgagggaagcgtccacacAGAGTACCCAGGCgccagccatactcatggtgggggtagcaccactcacgaggagggttctaaatccatgcagaaggaaattaatcgtttgaagaggaagttacgccgtgctaaacgcaggttttcaccgtcctcgtctaatccttcctcTAAGGAGGATAGGGGAGATGTCTAGAGCtcgaggtcgcgctcccccaccagtacaacgtcctccggtgaggaggacgaccagccaacttgcagacgtaagaagcttcattctaggggcttaggcaacgacgctatgagtagggcgttgcaccaactctctaagtcTCCATTCACACGAAGGATTGaaaaaggaaggcttcccaggaggtttacccagcccacctttaccatctacaacggccggactgatccggtggagcacgtgagccacttcaaccagaggatggcagtgcactctcacaacgagactctgatgtgtaaagttttcccctccagcttgggacctgtggctatgagatggtttaacggtctcaaatcaggGTCTACGGGCTCAttcggggagctaactagggcattcacTTCGCGGtttatcacgtgtagcagagtccctcggccattggactcgctgctatccatggccatgaaggaaggggagacgctgaaagcatactccgaccgatattgggaaatgtttaatgaaatagatggtgattttgatgaggtggcgcttaatacctttaaggtaggtcttcctactgaccacgacctaagaaagtctttgacgaaaaagcccgtccgcagcgtacgacgccttatggatcgtattgacgagtataaaagggtagaggaagaccagcagcaggggaagggaaaggagaaggttatcccgcaggagagaagggatttcaagtcgaacagatatcacaacaacaagccgatgAGGGATTATttcgggcaatccggctcggcagcacctcaggctgtaaatactgtgttccgagaaccagtgcatcagttactagagaaagttcgtaaagagtccttcttcagatggcccagcaagatggcaggggaccctgcgaaaagaaatcaaaatctcttttgccagtaccatcaggatgtgggccacactaccgagaactgtcggaccttGTGGAACCATCcggagcagctcgtcagtgagggaaagttgaagcagcacttgtgtcagcccgcTGGgtaggtcagtcaagttggctcaaacaaccagaggaacaattcatctcgaccagcattaggaacaattaatgttatcttcgctgcacctggtaggaccggctcaggtcccactagggtgatggcggtttcccatcctcaggttgaggatgtgggtagcaggccgaagaggttgaagggcactttgcccgtcctaggtttctccgaggaggataaggtagggactatccagccccatgacgatgctcttgtggtcaccctcaggatagggaactatgatgtgagaagggtgatgatagaccagggcagcggtgcagatatcatgtaccctgatctattcaaggggttaaggttgaagttggaagatcttactccttatgattcgccgctcataagttttgaagggagagccgttgtgccgaagggacagattcgtttgcccgttcaatccggctcagaaatggttgaggtggactttattgtggttgacgcgtactccccatatacagccatacttgccaggccatggctgcacgctcttggagctgtctcctctaccttgcatgttaaagtcaAATTTCCCTtaggggaatgtgttgaagaggtcctcggcagccaatcggtggctaggcaatgcatatcggctgatGTCCTGCATCAGACGGAAGCCGAATCTTCGGCTCTGATCACCAAAGGTTTATAGCAATTAATTGCTCCCGGTTCATCTGGGATGGCGACAGGAGAGGAGAcatattgtgaggagttagagaagtttccagtagccgatgacccagagagattcttccaagtcggtgtacttttgccacaccaagagaagatggaattgttagaattcttgaaggacaatgttgatgtttttgcgtgggatccttatgaagctccaagCGTTGATTCGAGCTTCATTtttcatcacttaaatgtcaacccagctatcgttccgagaaggcagccacctcggcgatcttccagggaacattccgaggctgtgaaggaagaggttcttaaacttaaaagggctggtgctatcaaagaggttttctaccccgagtggttggcccatacgattgttgtcaaaaagaagaatggaacgtggaggatatgtgtggacttcactgatctgaacaaggcctgtcctaaagattcgttcccaatgccacgtattgatcaattggtggataccactgtcggacatcctcggatgagttttttggacgccttccagggttaccaccagattcccttggcattagaggatcaggagaagactgcctttattacaccgacggggaattatcattataaggtcatgccattcggcttgaagaatgctggggctacctatcaaaggatgatgaccagaatgttcgaacagcaaatggggaaaaccattgaagtatatgtcgacgatatggtggtgaaaagcaaaacaataccctcacacgtgaaagatttggccgacacttttcagatactgagaaagtacaagttgcgcctcaacgcctcaaaatgctctttcggcgtggggtctagaaaatttttaggatacatgattactcatagaggcataaaggtaaatccggtgcaggtcaaggctattcaggacttgcagcctcctcggaacccaaaagagattcaaaagttaacgggaatgattgccgccttgaataggttcatatctcggtcagctgaccggtgtcgtcctttcttccaactgttgaataagtggaaagggtttcgatggaccgaggactgcgagttagcttttcaacagctcaagcaatatctttctcggccacccattctgtctcgtccggaggcacatgagattttgtttgcttatctggcagtggccgtccacgcggtcagcctggtcctgataaaagatgataacggggtgcaaagaccggtatattatgttagtaagtctttaggtgatgccgaggtgcgttatcaacccttagagaaagcgcttctagctgtggttcatgccacgcgaaagcttccccattattttcagtctcacacagtggttgttctgacccaattgcccctcaaggcagtactacgtagtgccgactactcgggcaggatagcaaagtgggggaccatcctgggggcttttgacgttaaatacaagcctctcacatcggtgaagggccaggtccttgctgacttggtggcagggtttactgaaccattgctagaagaagctctaaaggaagcacacatggatgcaaaatcagttggagtgatcacggccgcagtgccctcggcttggaagGTGTATGTGGAtagggctgctaatcagagagggtccggtattggacttgttctaatgtcccctgaaggaattgtctttgaaaaatctttaagattggcattctcggctactaacaatgaggccgagtatgaagcagtcttggtaggcatgcagatggtacgtaagatgggtggaaaggaagtccatgtcttctcggactctcaactggtggtcggccagatcatggggaccatggaggctagagaccctgCACGTGTGAATATTTGGCACAGATCAAGCGCCAGTAacctgaatttgactccttcgccttaactcatgtctctcggagcggaaacacccatgcagactccttagccacgctggcaactacctcggctcaaggtttacctagggttatcctcgttgaggatttactagaaccctctGTTGTCATCGCCAAcgcgcctcgcatccatctaataaggcctggacctagttggattgacccggtcatatcttttcttaggaatgatgtccttcctgaggacaaatctgaagcagataagatacgccgaaggcgccgcgtttctagttgtccgaggaccagaaactgtacaaacgatccttttcaggaccgtacttgttgtgtgtacaccctgactcaacggaagggcttctggaagaactgcatgaagggatttgtggcagccacactgggggaagatccttagcccacagagctctgactcagggttattggtggcccaatatgcaaagggaggcttaAGACTATGCTAGGAAATgcgatcagtgtcagaggttcgcccctaatattcatcaacctggaggagtccttaaccccctttccagtccttggcccttcgcacagtggggactagacatagttgggccatttccaagggcaacaggtaacaaaagatggcttctcgtgggaacagactatttcactaaatgggttgaggccgagcccttagcaaacattagagatgttgactccaagaagtttgtctggaaaaatatcgtcactagattcggtataccacacacactcatctcagacaatggtgttcagttcgatagtaaggcttttaggaagtattgtggtgacatgggtatcataaatagatattccactccagtttatcctcagggaaatgggcaaaccgaggccgttaacaaggtcattgtcagtgggctgaagaaaaggttggacgatgcgaaaggcagatgggtagaagagctacctcatgttctgtggacgtatcggaccacaccgcgcaggtccactggagaaaccccattctctatgacttatggggccgaggcggtgataccattggaatACGGTTTTCCTACcttaaagacaagttcttttagcccggagaataatgatggactcctggagaaaggtcttgatttacttgaggaacgacgtgaggcagctatggttcaaatggcttactatcaacagaagctaaaacgaggatatgatgcccacgtgaggctaaggccacttgcacctagTGATCTTGTTCTAAGAAAAGTTGTTGGCACCTctaaaaacccagcttggggtaagctaggacccaactgggaaggtccctatcgcattgtttcagtagccggcatagggtcatatcggctagctgacgtagatgaaaaaattgtaccacgcccatggaatgtaaacaatcttagaaggtattattattaataaaatgtgcttttttcagtgaacattttaaagttatgaGTATCTCTGACacttgaagctactgttcttaagaatcaaacagaaacttggttaagtgtagtcctcggaccacaaaccttgtggaaattgatgtcttatcatttgttaaacagaaccttagttatgtcgggtcctcggacctcctactttgggaaaattaacatttgaagttacaatctttaagaatcaaacagaaacttggttaagtgtagtcctcggaccacaaaccttgtggaaattgatgtcttatcatttgttaaatagaaccttagttatgtcgggtcctcggacctcctactttgggaaaattaacatttgaagttacaatctttaagaatcaaacagaaacttggttaagtgtagtcctcagaccacaaaccttgtaaaaattgatgtcttatcatttgttaaacagaaccttagttatgtcgggtcctcggacctcctactttgggaaaattaacatttgaagttacaatctttaaaaatcaaacagaaacttggttaagtgtagtcctcggaccacaaaccttgtgaaaattgatgtcttatcatttgttaaacagaaccttagttatgtcgggtcctcggacctcctactttgggaaaattaacatttgaagttacaatctttaagaatcaaacagaaacttggttaagtgtagtcctcggaccacaaaccttgtggaaattgatgtcttatcatttgttaaacagaaccttagttatgtcgggtcctcggacctcctactttgggaaaattaacatttgaagttacaatctttaagaatcaaacagaaacttggttaagtgtagtccttggaccacaaaccttgtggaaattgatgtcttatcatttgttaaacagaaccttagttatgtcgggtcctcggacctcctactttgggaaaattaacgtttgaagttacaatctttaagaatcaaataggaaATTGATTAAGTCCAGTCCTCGGACCCCAAGCTTTATTagagttaatttcttattgcgtctggaaattagtgccttacTGGTCATTAACTCAGGTCTTAAGTTTTATACCTTTAAgcgttaagcaaatttatgtaaggaatggtcttcggatcttacatcctactaaaaacaatgCTACACATTATAAGGATTTAACCGTTATATGAGGTTTCTTtttatcaaggcattgtttaaaatatctcaaccatgtcaTCTGCTGTTAAATTTTTAATGCTAAAACATGCGAATAACTacgtggaagttatgattgtgtgatatttggagttagatttgtttgttctaTCCCTTTTGACTATGtactaatggcaatctttataACAAATACCAAAAAGAGTAAAGTAAAACGGATGTAACATAGGTGagaatcaaatgaaattgtttttcattaatcattcaaatatatattacatgtttattcaaacatggaaaaagagaagtcctaagctaggtcctaagcctttggaggggggtcttgctgagaggtactggtggcctcggtctttctcaactctagctcaaagggagtcaagacttgctttcctttatctgctgtcttcgttggaaggacgttgggttccactatctggctcaagtccttctctgcatttcctcctccttccttctctttgttggaacctgaaggttctgtaggatcaggaatttgctgtgggaccaccggaggcagagcagggagagttgactcaggggtaggagtagcagcaggagcctcttcaatctc
Coding sequences within:
- the LOC142612973 gene encoding BAG family molecular chaperone regulator 1-like — translated: MKPMKSKNINSMFSNSVGGGGNQNVEEWEIRPGGMLVQKRDMNQGTVSIPTIKVRVKYGSLCHEIQISSQASFGDLKKMLAELTGLHPLDQKLIYKNKERVSKAYLDAARVKNGSKIELVEDIVSRERRCVEMLKNSKVEKASKSLAEISLEVDKIAGQVTALEAKVSRGGKVTKMDVESLTEMLMTKLVKLDEIVSVEGDLKLQRKAQVRRVQKHIETLDKMKMHYSKPGGSGGNIPWQQQEANSSNQMSVPMQKHHVQMRQMESRGQMQGLQQQQPLRHSESFVVTTQWETFE